The DNA region CCTCAGAACTGTGAAATCAAGCCTGACAAAAGCTAAGCATGGAGGAAGGATGTGGTCATGATGGTCCACCTCTAGATAAGAACTATTGGCAGTTGGTAGTTACTGGAAGAATGTGGCCCCCAAGGAGTTACTTACACTCACTTAGATGTccctaaacacatatacatactggAAGTGCTGACAGGATTCAGTGGGTTTAAAGAgcgagagaaaaggaaagataatGTTGTGAGGGCATAGTGGGTTCAGAGGATGAATTAGGGTGAAATCAGGGATGAACTTGATCAAAATGcactgtgtacacatgtatacaaattTCAAGCAATAAAAAGCAATACTCGCTACAGCCAATAAGCCAGTGTCATCACTGTTGAACGAGTCTGTAAGAACCATAGCAACAAAGCCTGATCTCTGGGGAGTAAATACCTTGGAAACACAACCTTTCCAGTTTTAATTAGACACCTATGATTACGAAGTCATAAAACCCTCTCGAGTCATTACCAGGTAGCTCTTATGACATCAGTAAATGCTATTTACCAACCTCTGGGCTAGAGAAGACATCCTGGGCAATACCACCATCAAAAATCATGATCTACACCCATAGCCTTTCTTAATCAGAAAGAATGAAGGTTCGGGATCCCCAGTCCAAAATTAATTTTCCTCATCATGAGAGAACCAAATGTAGTGATGGTAGAAAAGACCATTTTTATCTGGGCTGTACACCTTACAGCTCATCAACGCCATGTGTATTTGTTCTTCTGTGAGGGCAGAGAGGAAAGTCAGTAAGGTCTTTTCTGAGATCCATCATGCACAAAGGtaagtatgcatgcatgtggttattttattattttttcccaaACCACCTCTGACAGAGCTAGTGAGTCTCTGAAGTGCCTTGTATGTTCTCCTGTGACAATATCTCTGAACCTGTTCTGGGAGGTAGAATTTCAAGATAGAAGCAGAACAGAGATGCTGCAGAGACAAGAATGGCCACTGTTGCCCTACATATTATCCCTAAAGAAATGGTCTTCCTTATATTTATGGTTATTTCTGTACCTTAGCTCCCTTAAAATGTAGAAAACAGAAGCACAGAAAAGGATGGgcttgtttttatctttcttttcacaTTCTTAGTCTTGTGTTGAAGGCATAGATTGGAGAGGGCTTGTCTTTTATTGTAATGTTATTACTTTTACTGTTGTAACAGATATGACCCTGGAAAGAATGGCTTTAGGAAATGACTCTTCAGTGACAGAATTCATCCTGCTGGGCTTGACACAGAATCCAGAGCTCCAgctgcctctcttcttcctcttcttgggaATCTATGTGGTCTCTGTGGTGGGGAATCTGGGCTTGATTGTTCTGATTGTTTTGAATCCTCACctgcacacccccatgtactaCTTTCTCTTTAATCTTTCCTTTATTGATTTTTGCTACTCCACTGTCATAACCCCCAGAATGCTGGTGGGTTTTGTGAAGCAGAACATCATCTCTCATGCTGAATGCATGACTCAgctttttttcttctgcttctttgttATTGATGAATGCTACATTTTGACAGCAATGGCCTATGACAGATATGCTGCCATCTGTAAGCCCCTGCTTTATCAGGTCACCATGTCTCATCGGGTCTGCCTCTTGATGACAGTCGGGGTGTATGTGATGGGGCTTCTGGAAGCCATCACACATACTGGCAACATGCTAAGCCTGACCTTCTGTGATGGCAACATCATCAATCATTACATGTGTGATATATCCCCTCTTCTACAACTCTCCTGCAGAAGCACCTCCATGAATGAAGTGGTGGTTTTCATTGTTGTGGGTTTTAACGTAACAGTGCCCAGCTTGACTATCTTTATTTCTTACACTTTGATCCTTTCCAACATCCTCAGCATCCATTCTACAGCAGGTAGATCGAAAGCCTTCAGTACCTGTGGCTCCCATGTCGtagctctttctcttttcttcggagctgtaGCCTTCATGTATCTTAAACCATCCAGTGCATCTgtggatgatgatgataaagtcTCTACCATTTTTTATACAATTGTGGGCCCAATGCTGAATCCTTTCATCTACAGTATAAGGAATAAGGATGTTCACATTGCCCTGAGAAAAACTTTGAAGAGAAGCACGTTTCCTTAAGTAGAATTTGTAGTTTTATGGGAGTAATGTCTTAGGACATGTACGGTTTATAGGTAGGGAGATGACTGGAGAGATAACTTCTTTACTGAGCATTTACTTACATCCAAAAGGCCTGGATTTAACCCATAGCATCTTAAAGCagcaatacatacatatataaataaataagcaagtaaataaataaataaataaaatcaccacACCAAAATTTGAAAAGTATATTAAATGCAAAACATGTATTCAAATGCAGCTAATATtattcaaaattaaattaattatataGGAAAATTCAGAAGTATAGACAATAAAGGATGATTTATCCTTCATACTCTCACAGTACAGAAAATAGTTTATTCTGTAATTTCACAAaagcatatatattatttttttcagtattgaATCCaaggaaacacatttttttttttagccatctATCAGTATGGTACATTCCAGCTTTAGAAATCTTGAGGTACAAAACTCTGAATGCTATTACACTTGGAAATTGTTAGGTCCTGAGATTTTAAAAAcgtatatttttatttgatatttttttgcTAGTGTGTGTTTAGGGAATAATATTCAGACTGTTGTATACTAGGCAAGTGCTattccactgagctacatctgaaGCACAATTGTGAGATCTTTGATTAGAATATAGCTAGAAGTTTTATGTTGCTCTATCACTGAAACACTGATTTCAGAAGCCTTGGAGAAAGTAACTCAATAATTCAGTTAATAATCTGCCAGAAAATATTtaggagattttatttttaaaggttccTATGTTTCTCCAAAGCCTAAAGTATGGATGGGAAAATGCCCCTTTTattcttgtctttttaaaatattcttaaaggaCTCTGGTAAAGAAGACTTGATGAACCCGTTGTAGTTCCAGTGCTCTCAAACTGAAAACGAAAAAATTTAAGTCCTTCATGAGAAAGCAAACCTGTATTAGGCTTTCTCTTCATGGCCTTGAGGTGAGCATGTTTGTAAAGACAGGCTACATCTACTTTGGGAAGAAATTCACTGCACAAGTTTACTGTTTATCACTGGAGAAACTTTCACTTTTCTCAAATAAATTATACAGTCCTAATTTATTAGCATTTTCCATTTCATAATTTTGCTTTCATTCTGTCTCTCAAGTCTCCAGCCAGCAAATAAGTTTAATGATGTATAAAATTTAAACTGTGAAACCATCCCGTTTTAGCCATAGAGATACCTAAGgtttgataaaaaataaaagatatagcTTTGAAAACAACTGTAGATCTTTCTGAATGTAGAAAGACCAGTAAGGTGAGAAAGATAACTTTTATGTTTGTGAGATTGTTTGGTAAAAATAACACCCAAAGGTCTTGAACAAATTAACAATTAGTACAAACTAGTACAAATCCTCAGTACTTGTACTGAGAATAAAATAATGGTCTTATCATCTTTAATTGTCTGGTCAAAGGGGTGTCAGTTCAATTGACTGAAAGCATGTATGGTTGTTCACAGAAAGTCTAAGTGAGAGAAGAGTAGAGTTCCAGAGGCAGGAACGATCTTGATAATTATGAGACAGGGTTCTGAGAAACAGTTGAGCATGAGAAAAGGCCATGCAAAGAATGTGTATACCAGTGTGAGCAACGTATGAGCAGTTATGACATGAGGCTGAATTGGGACTTTGCAGGCAGAAAGAATGGCTATCAATGACCACGATGAAAATCTAATCTCAAGTGCATAGGGGCAGAAGGGTTGGCTCTGCCTTTTGCTGACCGTGACATTGCATGGGCCAGCTGGGCCAGGGCAGGAGAGCACTCCCCTGTGCTGTGAGTGCAGGAGAGCTTATGGGTTGACCAGCTGAGGCCTCTTCCCAGGCCAGAGCTTTAAATTGGGCCACCCCAATATCTACCCTGTCGATGAACTTCAGGAGAACTGCTGGAGTGCATAAATGGGCCAGTACAAATCCTACACATAGAAAACTGCAGGATATCCATGACATAGGGCAATGATAGGATATCTAAGAAGCGTCCCAGAGAGGTtacagtattgatagtgtagaagccagaggcctggtaccagaccaatgacttcctgcaatgaacatttgcaagcacaGAGGTATGGACAAAAATGGTGTACTATAGGACACACTGTGACAACACTGCAGCTTTTACAATGAGATCTCTTTCCCAGAGGGGGTAGGGCTGCATGATAAGAATATGGAGAGTGCATGGGGAGAAGGGGAAATGAGTGATACTGGGTTGTATAATgtcgaattcacaaagaaccaataaaaggtttttattgttattatctttaatctttttttaaagtccagtcattatctctctcctgttctgctctctgacagttcctcatatcattcctcctctcccatctctaagaggatgtccccactccctaCACCCCAGCAGGCCTCCACATtccctggggccccaagtctctcaagggttaggtgtgttttctttcactgaggccagaccaggcagtcctctgctgcatatgtgtctggGGGGCCACTGACCagctagtatatgctgcctgttggtggctcagtgtctgagagatctcaggagtccatgttagttgagactgctgctcttcctatggggtcacccttctcttcaacttcttccagcctttccatAATTCAACAACAGGGGTCCCCAACTttagtccattggttgggtgtaaatatctgtgtctgtctcagtcagctgcttgttgggcctcttggaggacagccatgctaagctTCTgtccatagcatcagtaatagtatcaggccttggaACCTCCCTTGatatggatctcaagttgggtaggtcactggacctcctttccctcagtctcttctccatttttgtccctgcagttcttttggacaggaaatATTCTGCGTCAGAGTTCTTtactgtgggatgacaaccccatccctcctcttATAGTCCTGTCTTTAtactggaggtggattctacatgt from Rattus norvegicus strain BN/NHsdMcwi chromosome 8, GRCr8, whole genome shotgun sequence includes:
- the Or8b101b gene encoding olfactory receptor Olr1203 encodes the protein MTLERMALGNDSSVTEFILLGLTQNPELQLPLFFLFLGIYVVSVVGNLGLIVLIVLNPHLHTPMYYFLFNLSFIDFCYSTVITPRMLVGFVKQNIISHAECMTQLFFFCFFVIDECYILTAMAYDRYAAICKPLLYQVTMSHRVCLLMTVGVYVMGLLEAITHTGNMLSLTFCDGNIINHYMCDISPLLQLSCRSTSMNEVVVFIVVGFNVTVPSLTIFISYTLILSNILSIHSTAGRSKAFSTCGSHVVALSLFFGAVAFMYLKPSSASVDDDDKVSTIFYTIVGPMLNPFIYSIRNKDVHIALRKTLKRSTFP